Within Vibrio campbellii CAIM 519 = NBRC 15631 = ATCC 25920, the genomic segment TGATGGATTTGAAGTCATCAATATCAAACACCATCACGGTCAAGTTTCGCCTTACGTTACTTAACGTCGCTAAACGCTCAATCAAGTGACGTCGATTATAAAGCTTAGTGAGAGGGTCAGTCAGGGTGAGCTCAAAAAGCTGTTGATTCGCCATAGTGAGTTGCCGCGTGCGCAGAGCCACCGTGCGTTTGAGTGAAAAGATATGGAACATAGCCGCGATAATAAGAGCAAACACAGCAAGGGGCGCCAAATAGGCGGGATAAACCGTTTTAACGTGGATCCAACGACTTAAAATTCGATCTTTGTCGGCTTCCAACACCGTTTCAAATTTCTTGGAGATGGCTTCGATCGACTCTGAGCTCGCCTCTCCCGTCGCGATTCTCAAGCTTTTGCTATAAAGGTGTAATGCAGGCAAGAACGTCACTGCATCTGATGTCGTCGCCATATAGAAATTAGACACTTGAGTATCGACCACAAACAGGAATATCTTTTTGTCGGTAACGGCTTTTAATAATGCATCACTATTCGCAAACCGTTTTATTGCGGCATTGGGATAACGCTTACGAACGAAAGTCTCTTCATATCCCCCTTTAACTAACCCCACCTCCATCGCAGACTCCCCAGCCAACACCGAATCAACATCGATGCCCAAAAGGTCGCTGTTCACGTACAGTTGGGTATCAATAGGCATGATCACTGTGCCAAAGTTCAGGTACTGGTTGCGCTCTTCTGAAAATATGAGCCCAGCATGAATGTCTGCTCTATCTTCTTTCACTGCGAGCAAAGAGTCTTCCCAATCAAGCAGAAGAAACTGAACATGAACATCATTTCTAACGGCATACTCACGCCAAAAATCAATTAAGATGCCTTTAGGCTCACCATCTGGTGTGAGATAAGAGAAAGGCTTCCACGCTTTTGAATTAGCGATAACGAGAGTCTCCTTCTGGGTCTCTTGACCATACGTCACAGCACTATGCAGCACGCCCACTATTAATAGAGCAATGCTAAACGTGGTGTTTTTCCAAACATAAGTACTATAACGTATGAGAGTCATTCCTACTTCTCGCCACCCTGTCCGAAAGAGTTATCTAAGACTTAAATCGAACTAAAGATACAGCAGAGCTTTTAGATATGGGAAGAGACTCTTATTGATATGAATCCAAATTAATACACTTCATCTGAAAAACGGTACTTTATTGCTAGAAGTATTTATTAATTTATCGCGAATTATTATGAAATTTATATGAATGAAAGTGCGATAGTACCAACCGTTCTCGATGCAAATCCGCGATAAACGAAACAACACCTGACACAGCCCACAAAATCACATCAAAAAAGTAATGATTATTCGCTCGATAAGAATCGCTTTGTTAACTTACGCGCAATTTTTTTGTGACCCAAAATTTTCGCTTTCGCCATGCCTTCTCAATATAGAATTAACAAAATCGTCGAAATTGGCGATACCTTGCATCGCAGTGGTTGTGCACCTTACAAAGTAGAGAAATACACTCAGCACTATGCGCAAAAACATGGCGTGGATGTGATGATTCAAGCCACACCAACCGCGATCAATTATCAGTTTCCTGATGACAACAACGCAGTGGTACTCAAACGCCTGAAACCAGCTTCCATTAACTTGAGTTTGCTGGCCAACACCATCATTCGTATCAATCAACCAAGTAGCGAACCTGTCCCTGAACCTGCGGGATATCCTTCATGGATCATCGCATTGGCAAACATGGGTATTCCACCCGCTTACTTAATGTTGGTTGGCAGTACCTTGGAAGCGATCGGCTTTGCTTTTATTCTCGGTTTTATGGTCTGGGGATGTCAGCAAGTTTGCCGAGCGAGACGTGCAATTGCGGTTGAGTTTATCGCGGCTTTGTTCACTGGCATTATTGTCGCTTACCTATCCAGCACTGGATTGCCTATTCCAGTGTGGGCGCTCTGTATCGCTACGATTGTTCTGTTTGTGCCCGGACTTTCTATCGCTAACTCGCTGGAGTGTCTCGCGTTCAACGATTTGGTTTCAGGAACCAGTTTATTAGGGCAATGTGCGCTCACGCTGATCAAACTGTTTGTCGGCATTACCATGGGGCTTAATATCGGTGAAGCCATTTGGGGTCAAGCGCAATCCATCGCCTACACCAATGCAGTTCCTATTTGGATGCACATTAGTGGATTGTTCATCATTTCAATCAGCCTTGGGGTGATCTTTAATGCCCGCCCTATCGACATTCTACTCGGCTTACCTGTGGCAATGTTGGGAATGTGGGGGCCATTTTATCTTGGTTTAGAAAGTGGCTGGGTTGTGGGCACTTGGGTTACCACTGTACTGATTACCCTATACGGGACTTGGATTGCGAAAAAGATGGAACTGACGGGCTCTATCTACATTGTTCAAGGCATTATCATATTGGTTCCGGGTAGCCGTGTATTGGTCAGTGCGAGCCAATCCGTGTTTGAGCAATCGATTTTGCCGATCCCAAGCATTGGTTTGTCTGCGCTGTTTATGTTCTCGGCGATCGTTGCAGGGCAAATCACAGCCTATTCTATTTACTCACCAAAAATCGAACGCTAGACACCGTATCTCCATAACCTTCAGATAAGAAAAAAGCCCTATTCAAAATCCACATTAGTGAGAACTTTGAATAGGGCTCTTTGCCTCTATGCTTCGCTTTCCGGTTGAAGCTGCCTTTGCCTTTTTTCGCTTTTACAACTCGAGTTCTAAACAGTTGACTGGTGACAACGGCTTTCAATGCATTGTCTTTAATTTCGCCTCTGCCAAATTCAGTATCTTGAACCAATTCATTCGGCTGAGGATTAGATTTGTTCTTCGCCATAGATCCTCCTTAATGGTCGAACCAGATTGGACAATAATTAGGGAAAATAGTCAAATTTGTATAATAAATTTCATTTTGCCCCCAAAAACTTCACAACAACGTCATTTATTTGAAAAAACATCAAAAATACAGCGTATAAAAAGTGACTAGATACAAATATTTGCCCTTGAGAGGTCGATATATGTTGACTATACCCGTAATTAACCTAGACTCGAACACGGCTAGAAAGAAAGTTCTTTGTTTTCACATTTCGTTGGATTACTCGTAACTCCCCCGTCCTGTGGTACGCAATAGCAATTTATTTTTCCACGCTATAAGCGCCGATTAGGCGAGATTTACACAAAATTAGATATTTAGGAAATAGACATGTCTAACAAAGCTACTGGTACAGTTAAGTGGTTCAACGAAACTAAAGGCTTCGGTTTCATCCAACAAGAAAACGGTCCTGACGTTTTCGCTCACTTCTCTGCAATCCAAGGTGACGGCTTCCGTACGCTTGTTGAAGGTCAGAAAGTAGAATTCGAAATCACTCAAGGTCAAAAAGGTCCACAAGCTGAGAAAATCACTCTAGTTTAATCCTTTTAAGATTTTGATATGATAGCCAGCTTTTAGCTGGCTATTTTTTTGCCCTTCATTTGTTGATACTTCCCATGGCTCTAAAACCAACAATATACAAGTTTCGTATCGCTATCTCCGATATGAACAACGATTACTACGATTCAAAAAACCTGACTATCGCCCTTCATCCCTCTGAAAAGCCACAGCGTATGCTGGCTCGTATTTTCGCGTTCTGCTTGAATGCACAGGATGATCTCGAGTTCACTAAAGGTCTCTCTACAACAGAAGAGCCAGACTTGTGGCGTGTTGAGGACGATCAATCCATCACACATTGGATTGAGATTGGTGAGCCAGAGCCAGATCGCATCAAGAAAGCGACCCGCTTGGCTAAGAATGTGAAAGTCTACACCTACAACACCAAAGCGTCAGTTTGGTGGGACAAGATGGCTAGCAAATTTGGCATGCTTCCTGTCGACGTGGCAAGCCTAGATTACGATGCTATCGATTTGATTTCACAGCACCTTGACCGTGGCACTAGCCTATCTGTTATGATTACCGGCACCTCTATTTTCGTTGATATTAACGAACAACACGTCGAAGTTACGGTGAAGGAATTGCAAAGTAATGACGCCTCTTAATGAACTGATCCAAGAAATGGGGTTCAAAAACATTCCCTTCGTTGACGAGCATAAAGCAGCAAGGCGACGCTGGGTAAAAGAACAAGCCCCATTGTTCATTAGAGTATGTGAAAACAAGCCTGACACAGCCCCTGCGCTGCATTTACTCGGGCTTTTGACTAAGTCTCATATCGAAGCCAGTGCGCTGTATGAGCAGCACGCCACATCCACTCACAAAATGCAGCAAGTATTCAGTGATACGTTGGGCGAAGAGAATGCTGAGAAGTTCACTAACCAGTCTGCCGAAGACTTAGTATTGGTCACGCACTTATGGCTATACACTCAAGGCTACCTGAATATGGATTTCAGCCTTGCTCATGATCACGCAGAGCAAACACAAAATACCCTGCAGCATGAGCTGGTGATCAAACGTATGGACTTAGATGCATTCCGTACAGACTTGATGCAAAGCTTTTATCTCGGTAAAGAAGCGAACCCTGCAAAAGCAAATGGACTCTTTGGTTGGGTGAAACGTCTTTTTTCCTCATAAAAAACATGGTTTTGTCAAAACCAAACACCTGATAGACTACGCCCTCTTATGCAACAACTCTTCTCGTTAAACGATTTCCTCACGTCGGTTGTTGCATGAAAACCAAGGACATTCATCCACTGAACATCAAGGGATCATTATGAAGTTTATCCGCTGGATTTTGGGAAAAATCATTCTACTTCTCAACGCAGTATTCTCACCTCGCGGCGTTAAACGCTCAGCAGAAGCCCAGAAAAGCGTTGATGATAAAGCTCAAAATTACGCACTTTACCAATTTGAAGCTTGTCCTTTCTGCGTAAAAGTTCGTCGTGCTATGAAGCGTCAATCTGTAAACATTGAGTTGCGTGATGCGAAAAATGACCCAGTACACCGTGAAGCACTAGAGCAAGGTGGCGGTCGCGTGAAAGTTCCTTGCCTTCGCATTGAAAAAGATGGCGAAACGCAATGGCTTTACGAATCTTCAGACATTGTCGCTTACATTGAAAAAGAATTTGCCTAGTTCCCCCTAAGAACATTGGCGGATGTAAAAGAGGCACCAAACGGTGCCTCTTTTCTTTTATCTCAATGGCTTAAAATGGTGGTTACTGATCGACAATCAGCATCAGCTCCACTCGACGATTACATGCTTTACCACTCGCCGTTGCGTTACTACACTGCGGTACGTATTCACCAAAGCCTCGAGAGAACACTCTTTGGCGTGGCAAGCTAGTCGCAAGTAGCTGCTTTTCAACTTCACGCGCACGTTTCTCAGACAACGAATCATTGAAGCTCGCCGCCCCCGTGCTGTCCGCATGGCCATCAATCACCACATCGACGTCAGTGCGTCCGGCAAGATAATGCCCAAGGCTCTGTATCCAGTCTTGAGATTGCGCCGATAACCTTGCAGAGCCAGTTTGAAAATGAACTTGCTCCTTCAAACGTATCATAAGATGTTCGCCACTGATGGTTTCATGGGCGATCTGATGTCTATTTAAGAGCATCTCCAATGACATCACGCCCTGTGACTTTTTTTCCATTGAGCTCGGTACCTGAGCAACATAACGAGGCGCAGAAGAGTATGACTTTGCATAACCCCACTCTGGATGTCTAAGCTCTGAATTAGTTCGAGGAGCGGTGTCTAACATGTTGCCGCCCGGAACCATATCTGAATTAATGCTGGTGCATCCGGCTAAGAAACCACATGCAACTAAAAACCAATGCTTCATACCGTTACCAACGTAGAATGAATTCTTGTTCACTGTGTCGGCTTAAATTGCCCAAACTTTAGTGCCCATTGCTATTTATCTTCATTTAGCAAGCACCTATCGTGCCAAAGATCCCATATGCACCTTCATTTTTCTAATTCTGCGGCTTTCGGTGAATGACTGCTCTCCTTTGAAGTGGACGAGATTCGTCTTTTTCAAGCATCAGCACCTTTATTTTCTGCGTCATTGCTCTGTTTTGTCTAAACTTTCTTCGATTATCTCACTTTAGTGTAACAAGCCGTATTAATGGTTTTCGTCGATACCGTTAACCGATAAACTAGCAATAATTCTACTATTTAGAGCTTTACCCATGTTTAAAACTATTTCTAAAGGTGCAGCACTTTTTGCCGCAGTATTTGCCCTAACGGCTTGTGATAACGGCAATAGTCAGCCACAACAAGGCAAACAATACGAAGTGTTGCCAGTCTCTCTTGCAGAGTACAACCTGGCTCCTGTTACTGAGGTGTTTTCTCTGAACTGTGGTCACTGCCGTACCATGGAACAATTTGTGCCAAAAATCGAATCTTTGACAGAACAAAAAGTCGAGAAAATGCACGTAACCTTCAATGAGAGTGCACAAATCAGCGCAATCATTTTCTACACAGCAGCAATGCAGGTGAACGGTACGCCTGACAAAGCGTTTATGGAAGAACTATTCGCGGCGGTTCAAATGGGAGCAGAAGCGACTGCTGATGAGCGTCAAGCAGCGGTAGAGAAAGCATTCGAGTCTCGTAATCTAGTGAGCCCTTATCAACTAGACGATGCTCAACAAGCAAAACTGTTTGAATACATCACTAAAACAGAGCAGATCACGACTCGTGGTCAAATCAACTCAGTGCCTGCCTTCATCGTAAACGGTAAGTACCAAGTGATCACAGGTGGTCATGAAACCGTTGAAGCAATGGCAGACACCATCAACTATCTGCTAAAACAACCAAAATAAGACAAGGAGCTATTGTGTCTAAATTTCTGTTTCCTCTTATTATTTTTGTCCTAGCGGCATTCTTTATCTACCGTACTTGGACGAACCACAAAGTGGCAGACGAAAACTTTTCGAAGGGTCAAGAATTTCTGCTAGAAAATAGCAAGAAAGAAGGCGTGATTACCACTGAGAGCGGCCTGCAATACCTTGTACTTGAAAAAGGTACTGGTGACGTTCACCCAGCTGCAAACAGCAAAGTGAAAGTGCACTACCACGGCACACTGATCGACGGTACGGTTTTCGATAGCTCTGTAGAGCGCGGCGAGCCAATCACGTTCGGTCTAAACCAAGTAATCAAAGGCTGGCAAGAAGGCCTGCAGTACATGGTTGTCGGTGAGAAGATTCGCCTATTCGTACCAAGCACACTTGGCTACGGTAAAAATGGTACTGGCCCTATCCCACCAGCAAGCGTACTGATATTTGACGTTGAGCTATTGGACATCCAATAATCCTCAGCAAAAATAAAGAAAAACGCCGCATCAGTTGCGGCGTTTTTTTATTGGGTATGATTTTCTGGCCCGAAGTATTACGCTTTCGGATAAAACACTAACTTATTCTCTTCTACCATCACACAATCCATACCGGCGGCGTGCGCAGCTTTCTTGCCTAACTCGGTATCTTCAAACACCACACAATCTTGTGCGCTCAAACCAAGTTGTTCTGCAGCCATAAGAAACGTGTCTGGGAATGGTTTGTGGTTTTCAACGTCAGTAGCCGTAACCACAGCATTCAGCTTTTTCAGGATACCTGCTTTTGCTAGTAGACGCAGTGCGCTGTCGCGCTGGCTACCTGTGCCCACGGCAATCTTCTTGCTGCCAAGATACTTATCCAAAACGGTATTAGTGCATGAGATAACTTCACCGTGTTGCTCCATCTCAGAAAACGTGTCCATTTTGAAGCGAGAAACGGTTTTTGGGTCGAGAGACAAACCATGCTGACGATTTACTTCACCAACAATTTTGAAGCTTGGCATGCCACCTAAGCTGTGTAACCACTCTTGGTTGAAAGGGAAGTCGAAACGATCCGCCGTTGCTTGCCACGCCGCCAAATGCGCAGGCATGGTATCAATCAAGGTACCGTCCATGTCGAAAATTAACCCTTTATAGGGGCTTAAATCTATTGTGTTCATGTCAATTCTTCTATTTGTACATCTCTGATGGTAATTTATCAGCCATCATCCCATTCCTTATTGGCATTTAGTTATCATGCTCAAAATTTCGAACTCCGTCACAATTCAAGATTGGGAAATCCAATTATTGCCTATCCGGGCTCAAGGAAATGGTGGGCAGAACGTTAATAAGGTATCGTCCGCGATACATTTGCGCTTTGACGTACGTCATTCCACACTGCCGGAATTCTATAAAGAGCGACTTCTCGCCCTTTCAGACAGCCGGATATCCAAAGATGGCGTGATCATCATTAAAGCGCAACAGTTTCGGACACAAGAGCAGAACAAAGAAGACGCACTAAATCGATTACAAGCGTTAATACAATCTGCAAGCCGACAAGAAAAGAAGCGTATTAAAACCAAACCAACTCGCGCTTCGCAACGTCGCAGACTTGATAGTAAAAACAAGCAAGCGACAAAAAAACAGCAACGCCAGAAAGTGCTGTACTAGCAAACGTCAGAGCTAGCCATTGGGAGCCTTGTTGGGTTCCTTACTTTAGTCAACTATTCAGGACAAACTCTATGACTATAAGGAACAAGCTCTACTCCCTTGGAGTAATTGCCATTTTAGGTATTGTGGCCCTATTGGGTACCTCGTCACACTTCGCGAACCAAAGCCAAGAGCTCAATCACGCGATTAAATTGGTTGGCGATCTCGAAATTCGTCTCCTTAACCTACGTCGCAATGAAAAAGACTTCTTGTTACGCAGCAATATCAAATACCTCGACAAATTCAATGGAAACGTCGATAAATTTATCAGAACCGAACAAGAATTGTCTGGCATCCTAAACCGTTATGACCTCCCTTCTAGCCTCCAATTTACACAGGACTTACTTGCCTATCAAAAAGGTTTCCAGAATTTGGTTTCCGCTTACGAGCGCTATGGTTTAAATGCCGACAGCGGTCTACTGGCAAACTTTGAACAAGCGTTGTTGGAAGCTGAACAGAATGCAAACCACCAGCAACTGATGGCGTTAACCAAGTTCGCACAAGGCGTCAAAGCCGGGAAAATGGACGACGTTCTGTTGCAAAGTTTGTATGTTCCTTCATTAATCGAGAATGCGCGCCAACTTGCTACGCAAAAGCAGACAATTGGTGTGGCATACAACAAAGGTTTACTGGGTGACACTCGTGCCCTATCACATGCAGTTGAAGAGCAATTTAAGACCTTCTCATCTGCGTTGAGCCAAGCGGCAGAAGCTCGTGATGCGCAAAACACCATGGTGAAACAAGTCATCACTGCCGTCGTCTTCGTTGTTATCTTCGCCTTGATTCTGCAAATTTCACGCTCAATCAATACCCGTGTTAGCAGCCTACTTGCGACGATCAAAAATATCAGCGAAAGCAACAATATGGGCTTGCGTTCAGAGTTAGCAGGCAAAGATGAATTGGCGGACATCAGCCATCACTTAAACGATCTGTTGGATAAACTTGAGCACTTGATTCACGGCACGCAAGAGAAGTCAGCACAGCTATCAGCAAGCACCGATAATATGCATCGTGAACTAGAAGGCGTGATGGAGCAATTCCACGCTCAAGCCGATCATACTTCATCAATGGCAACCGCAGTTCAGCAAATGGTCGCCACTATTGGTGAAATCTCGGAAAGTACCTCTGTAGCAGTAGAAGGCGTTCACCAAGCCGCAAACAATGCGGAACAAGGTCGTACCGTTGTTGAAACCACAGTAACGAATGTCGGTCAATTAACCGGTATTCTTTCGAATAGTCAGCAGTCAATCGGATCGCTTAGCGAGCACGTTGCAAAGATTGGCGGTGCAGTGAATATCATTCAAGATATTGCAGAGCAAACTAACCTACTCGCGCTAAACGCAGCCATTGAAGCAGCGCGGGCGGGCGAGCAAGGTCGTGGCTTCGCCGTGGTAGCGGATGAAGTACGCGCACTAGCCAGCCGTACTCATCAATCGACAGAAGAAATCACTCGCGTGGTATCAGACATTCAATCGCAAATGTCTATGGTGGTATCAGATATCGATCAATGTAACGACCAAGGTCAGCAAACCCTTCAAGCATCTGAGAAGCTCGACTCAAGCCTTCAGCAGATCATTGCAGACATGCATGCAATTCAAGGTAACTCTGAACGCATCGCTTCTGCCATCGAAGAGCAAGGCATAGTGATGAATCAAGTCAGCGACTCGATTACTGAGCTGAACGTGATTTCTGAAAACAACATGCAATCCGCACAAGAATGTCTGCATGAAGTCGATTCTGTCTCTGCTCAAGCCCATGGCATGGACGATGCAGTCGCGGAATTTAAAACCCGCAGCGCGTAAGCCAAGTTCGCATATTCAGATTTAAATTAATACCATCAAAAAGCCCGAGCATTCTCATGCTTTGGGCTTTTCTATTTAAGGTAGCTCAGCGCTTATTCGTTATCCAGAGGAACAGTTCAGAGCTTTTTCCGTGGAGATCCAATACTGCATCAGCGCTCGCTTCTGCTTGAATGGTACGTGGGAGTTCTACCAAACATGGTGACCAGCAGGATAAAATTATTGCGATCATGTATACGAATCACGCGGAAAATCACTGTGATTTTGTGGTGAAAACATACCGATAAATTAGACATTAATTCATCAGCTTCACGTAAAAATCGACACTTCATAATTACCGTGAGTGTTTTGACTATTTTTTTAAACTGAATGCGTTATCATGCAGACAATTCAAAGCTTTCGACCGAGAGGATGAGTATGATTTCTAAATGGGAGAAACGGTTCTACCAGATGGCTGAACTTGTTGCGTCATGGAGTAAAGATCCATCCACACAAGTTGGCGCGGTAATCACCAAAAATAACCGTATTGTTTCTGTTGGCTTCAACGGCTACCCACACGGCGTATCTGACAGCGTTGATACAGATGAACGTGAACTGAAATACCTAAAAACGCTTCACGCAGAAGAGAACGCAATTTTGTTTTCGAAGCGTGACTTAGATGGTTGTGATATTTGGGTAACCCACTTCCCTTGCCCGAACTGTGCAGCAAAAATCATTCAAACAGGGATTGCACGTGTAAGCTGCCCTGAACAATCTGAAGATTTCTTATCTCGCTGGGGCGACAAGATTAAAGTGAGCCAAGACATGTTCGACCAAGCGGGTGTTGAAGTGAACTGGCTACCAATCAACGAGATCGAAGAGAAAAGCGTTCGTTAAGACGTTACTCAGCTTTTGTGTAAATGTTCAGACAATCTAAACGTTTGCCAAAACCAACCAAAAAGCCCAGACAGACGTCTGGGCTTTTGTTTTTCTTGTGGTGAGGTTAATTAATTAGCGCGATTAACCGTGCTTCTTGGCCGTTAGCTCAGCAATCTTAACGATCACTTGAACAGACTTCTCCATCATCTCTATGGAGATAAATTCATGGATAACGTGGAAGTTGTAGCCACCTGTGAAGATGTTCGGACAAGGCAAGCCCATAAACGACAAACGGGCACCGTCTGTACCACCACGAATTGGCTTAATAAGAGGCTCAACATCGCACACTTCCATCGCTTGTTTCGCCAAATCGATAATATGTGGATATGGTTCAACCATTTCACGCATATTGTAATAGCTGTCAGTGAGCTTCAACTCAACCGAACCGTGCTTCAAGCCTGCGTTCATATCATCGACTAGCTTCTGCATATAGGCTTTGCGATTTTCCAGACCTTCGCGGTCAAAGTCACGAATGATGTAGCCTAACTCACTACGAGCCACACCAAGTTCACCAGATTTTAGGTGGAAGAAGCCTTCGTAGCCTTCTGTAGTTTCTGGCGTTTGATCTTCTGGCATCTGCACTTGGAATTTAGCCGCCAAGTTCATCGCATTAACCAGTTTGCCTTTCGCAGTGCCTGGATGAACGCTCACGCCATGGAAAGTGACATCCGCACTGGTTGCATTGAAGTTTTCGTATTCCAGCTCGCCTTGAGGGCCACCATCGATGGTGTACGCCCATTCCGCGCCGAACTTCTCAACATCAAACAAGTCAGCACCGCGACCAATTTCTTCGTCGGGAGTAAAACCAATACAGATGTCACCATGTGGGATTTCTGGGTTTTCAATCAACATAGCTACCGCAGAAAGAATCTCTGCAATGCCCGCTTTGTTGTCAGCGCCAAGAAGCGTTGTGCCATCTGTGGTAATAAGGTTGTGGCCATGAAGCTCGTGCAAATCAGGATACTGCACCGGAGAAAGCACTTCATCACCTAGACCAAGTGCGATATCGCCACCTTGGTAGTCTTCAATAAACTGTGGGTTTACGTTCTTACCTGAAGCATCAGGAGCCGTGTCCATGTGTGCGATAAAACCAATTGCTGGCACATCATAATCAACGTTAGATGGCAGCTTAGCCATTAGGTAGCCATTGTCACTCAAGGTCACATTGCTTAAACCAAGTTCAATCATTTCTTTTTTAAGCTGCTGAGCAAATACAAGTTGCCCGCCGCTGCTTGGGCAAGCTGTTTCGTGGGGATTAGATTGAGTATCGAACGTGACGTAGCGAAGAAATCTTTCAACTAAATGCTTCATAATTATTCTCATTGTTTTGAGCGAAGGATGCCACGCACAGGGATGTAAGGTGTGCGAGGATCCTATCCAACATGGTTCGACAAGTCATGTTACGCTCGTGCCACAATAAGAATTTGCTTTGAATCAGTTTTTCATTAGAAAGTGCTGACAGGCTC encodes:
- a CDS encoding threonine/serine exporter family protein translates to MPSQYRINKIVEIGDTLHRSGCAPYKVEKYTQHYAQKHGVDVMIQATPTAINYQFPDDNNAVVLKRLKPASINLSLLANTIIRINQPSSEPVPEPAGYPSWIIALANMGIPPAYLMLVGSTLEAIGFAFILGFMVWGCQQVCRARRAIAVEFIAALFTGIIVAYLSSTGLPIPVWALCIATIVLFVPGLSIANSLECLAFNDLVSGTSLLGQCALTLIKLFVGITMGLNIGEAIWGQAQSIAYTNAVPIWMHISGLFIISISLGVIFNARPIDILLGLPVAMLGMWGPFYLGLESGWVVGTWVTTVLITLYGTWIAKKMELTGSIYIVQGIIILVPGSRVLVSASQSVFEQSILPIPSIGLSALFMFSAIVAGQITAYSIYSPKIER
- a CDS encoding cold-shock protein, with translation MSNKATGTVKWFNETKGFGFIQQENGPDVFAHFSAIQGDGFRTLVEGQKVEFEITQGQKGPQAEKITLV
- a CDS encoding beta-phosphoglucomutase family hydrolase; amino-acid sequence: MNTIDLSPYKGLIFDMDGTLIDTMPAHLAAWQATADRFDFPFNQEWLHSLGGMPSFKIVGEVNRQHGLSLDPKTVSRFKMDTFSEMEQHGEVISCTNTVLDKYLGSKKIAVGTGSQRDSALRLLAKAGILKKLNAVVTATDVENHKPFPDTFLMAAEQLGLSAQDCVVFEDTELGKKAAHAAGMDCVMVEENKLVFYPKA
- a CDS encoding FKBP-type peptidyl-prolyl cis-trans isomerase — protein: MSKFLFPLIIFVLAAFFIYRTWTNHKVADENFSKGQEFLLENSKKEGVITTESGLQYLVLEKGTGDVHPAANSKVKVHYHGTLIDGTVFDSSVERGEPITFGLNQVIKGWQEGLQYMVVGEKIRLFVPSTLGYGKNGTGPIPPASVLIFDVELLDIQ
- a CDS encoding YaeQ family protein, whose amino-acid sequence is MALKPTIYKFRIAISDMNNDYYDSKNLTIALHPSEKPQRMLARIFAFCLNAQDDLEFTKGLSTTEEPDLWRVEDDQSITHWIEIGEPEPDRIKKATRLAKNVKVYTYNTKASVWWDKMASKFGMLPVDVASLDYDAIDLISQHLDRGTSLSVMITGTSIFVDINEQHVEVTVKELQSNDAS
- a CDS encoding alternative ribosome-rescue factor A, with the translated sequence MAKNKSNPQPNELVQDTEFGRGEIKDNALKAVVTSQLFRTRVVKAKKGKGSFNRKAKHRGKEPYSKFSLMWILNRAFFLSEGYGDTVSSVRFLVSK
- a CDS encoding glutaredoxin family protein, which encodes MKFIRWILGKIILLLNAVFSPRGVKRSAEAQKSVDDKAQNYALYQFEACPFCVKVRRAMKRQSVNIELRDAKNDPVHREALEQGGGRVKVPCLRIEKDGETQWLYESSDIVAYIEKEFA
- a CDS encoding thiol:disulfide interchange protein DsbA/DsbL; its protein translation is MFKTISKGAALFAAVFALTACDNGNSQPQQGKQYEVLPVSLAEYNLAPVTEVFSLNCGHCRTMEQFVPKIESLTEQKVEKMHVTFNESAQISAIIFYTAAMQVNGTPDKAFMEELFAAVQMGAEATADERQAAVEKAFESRNLVSPYQLDDAQQAKLFEYITKTEQITTRGQINSVPAFIVNGKYQVITGGHETVEAMADTINYLLKQPK
- the arfB gene encoding alternative ribosome rescue aminoacyl-tRNA hydrolase ArfB, with amino-acid sequence MLKISNSVTIQDWEIQLLPIRAQGNGGQNVNKVSSAIHLRFDVRHSTLPEFYKERLLALSDSRISKDGVIIIKAQQFRTQEQNKEDALNRLQALIQSASRQEKKRIKTKPTRASQRRRLDSKNKQATKKQQRQKVLY
- a CDS encoding diguanylate cyclase domain-containing protein; the protein is MTLIRYSTYVWKNTTFSIALLIVGVLHSAVTYGQETQKETLVIANSKAWKPFSYLTPDGEPKGILIDFWREYAVRNDVHVQFLLLDWEDSLLAVKEDRADIHAGLIFSEERNQYLNFGTVIMPIDTQLYVNSDLLGIDVDSVLAGESAMEVGLVKGGYEETFVRKRYPNAAIKRFANSDALLKAVTDKKIFLFVVDTQVSNFYMATTSDAVTFLPALHLYSKSLRIATGEASSESIEAISKKFETVLEADKDRILSRWIHVKTVYPAYLAPLAVFALIIAAMFHIFSLKRTVALRTRQLTMANQQLFELTLTDPLTKLYNRRHLIERLATLSNVRRNLTVMVFDIDDFKSINDQFGHVVGDQAIIAVANTARTVIDERMTLARIGGEEFALVTASLSAEEAEVLARTICTQVHCSPVTLDGQTISVSISLGCAYYPKFDEQPSLQDADQLMYRGKANGKNRAVFQIINRNKVEPLLLKAQ
- a CDS encoding OmpA family protein yields the protein MKHWFLVACGFLAGCTSINSDMVPGGNMLDTAPRTNSELRHPEWGYAKSYSSAPRYVAQVPSSMEKKSQGVMSLEMLLNRHQIAHETISGEHLMIRLKEQVHFQTGSARLSAQSQDWIQSLGHYLAGRTDVDVVIDGHADSTGAASFNDSLSEKRAREVEKQLLATSLPRQRVFSRGFGEYVPQCSNATASGKACNRRVELMLIVDQ